TAAATGTAGCGGAATTAGTTCAAAAATCAGAAGCTGAATTACAAGAGCTTCTGAAAAATAAAAAAATGGAACTTTTCGAAACAAGAATGAAATTAAAAACTATGCAGCTACAAGATACGTCTCTTGTTTCTAAAATTAGAAAAGACATCGCAAGAATCAAAACTGCGATGAGACAAAAAAGGGGTAACTAATGCCTAAAAGAGTTATTCAAGGAAAAGTTATTAAAAAAACCGGAGATAAAACTATCAACGTTTTAGTTGAAAGAAAAGTTTTACATCCTAAATATCATAAAATTGTAAAAAAATTCAAAAAATATCTTGTTCATGACGAAAACAACGAAGCAAACGTTGGTGATATCGTTACTGCTATCGAGCATAGACCAATTTCTAAAAGAAAAAGTTTCGTTCTTAAAGAAATTGTTGAAAGAGGAGAATAAGAATGATTCAACCATTTACAAGACTAAAAGTCGCTGATAACAGCGGTGCTAAAGAAATTATGTGTATTAAAGTTTTGGGAGGGTCAAAAAGAAGATATGCAAGAGTAGGTGACATTATCGTTGCCTCTGTTAAAAAAGCCCTTCCAAACGGGAAAATTAAAAAAGGTCAAGTTGTAAAAGCTGTTGTTGTTAGAACTAAAAAAGAAGTTCAAAGAGAAAACGGCTCTTTAATCAGATTTGATGATAACGCGGCAGTTATCATCGATGCTAAAAAAGAACCTGTTGGAACTCGTATTTTCGGACCTATCGCGAGAGAAGTTAGATATGAAGGGTTCCAAAAAATTACATCATTAGCTCCGGAGGTGTTATAATGGCGGCAAGAAAAAATTTACCTCCAAAATTCAAAATTAAAAAAGGCGATACTGTAAAAGTAATCGCCGGTGACGATAGAGGTAAAACTGGTGAAGTTTTAAAAGTAATTCCTAAAGAAGCTAAAGTAATCGTTAAAGGTGTGAACGTAGTGAAAAAGGCTGTTAAGCCTACAGAAGCTAACCCTAAAGGCGGGTTCGAATACATCGAAAAACCAATTCACATCTCTAACGTAAAAAAAGTAGAAGGTTAAGGCAATGGCTAGAACATTTGAAGTAAAAGAGAGATACTATAACGAAGTTAGACCTAAACTTGTTGAAGAGTTTGATATTAAAAACCCTATGCTTATTCCGAACCTTGAAAAAATTGTAGTAAGTGCAGGTGTTGGTGAAGGAAGTAGAGATAAAAAATTCCTTCAAAGCGTTGCTGATACTTTAACTCTTATTACAGGACAA
This window of the Caminibacter pacificus genome carries:
- the rpmC gene encoding 50S ribosomal protein L29 → MSYTKLNVAELVQKSEAELQELLKNKKMELFETRMKLKTMQLQDTSLVSKIRKDIARIKTAMRQKRGN
- the rpsQ gene encoding 30S ribosomal protein S17; the protein is MPKRVIQGKVIKKTGDKTINVLVERKVLHPKYHKIVKKFKKYLVHDENNEANVGDIVTAIEHRPISKRKSFVLKEIVERGE
- the rplN gene encoding 50S ribosomal protein L14, coding for MIQPFTRLKVADNSGAKEIMCIKVLGGSKRRYARVGDIIVASVKKALPNGKIKKGQVVKAVVVRTKKEVQRENGSLIRFDDNAAVIIDAKKEPVGTRIFGPIAREVRYEGFQKITSLAPEVL
- the rplX gene encoding 50S ribosomal protein L24, translated to MAARKNLPPKFKIKKGDTVKVIAGDDRGKTGEVLKVIPKEAKVIVKGVNVVKKAVKPTEANPKGGFEYIEKPIHISNVKKVEG